A genomic segment from Alkalilimnicola ehrlichii MLHE-1 encodes:
- a CDS encoding methyl-accepting chemotaxis protein: MLNNLKISSRLTLSVATLTVVGVALFSALFIWRTGALVEQAEQRELDHVYRALETEIADDARMAESYASLMAHIPQVRAAFARRDRDYLVNMLQPMYDANAEAYGLFQFQFHEPPATSFFRFHRPDRYGDDLSEVRKTIVTANEAATTVRGLEGGVLGIGIRGVSPVADLDGNHVGAVEFGIDLGQQFVDRFAEEFGVELSIYTRQEDGFQVLASTLRGQSLVSQGMLHRAWTGDEARGDTERNGVPYATEARPIHDFSGDRIAVVEIGMDRSFYAATLRNTALQAGGIALIGILVGLAVAFWLARGIVRPIRATVGHLNDIAQGDGDLTRHLDDSGRDEMAELATAFNRFVDKIRKLVRETAEATTQIAAASEQMATIARQTQDGTQRQQDDTTQVATAMNEMTSTVAEIARTTQEAADLAHGTASKAEDGRQVVHGSMEAIDQLAEEVQAAAQVIEKLAEEGEHIGSVLDVIREISDQTNLLALNASIEAARAGEHGRGFSVVADEVRSLAARTQQSVGEIEEMIERLQSGTSQAVSVMEESRQQAREGVQASARTGSTLEEVAASVSQINDMATQIASAVEEQSAVSEDINRNITHIKDVAEDTGRSVQESATASDQLAQLASQLQQLVGRFRT; encoded by the coding sequence GTGCTCAATAATCTCAAGATCAGCAGCCGTCTGACGCTCTCAGTGGCCACGCTGACCGTGGTGGGCGTGGCGCTCTTCTCAGCGCTGTTCATCTGGCGCACCGGAGCACTGGTGGAGCAGGCCGAACAGCGGGAGCTGGACCATGTCTACCGGGCGCTGGAGACGGAGATCGCCGACGATGCCCGGATGGCCGAGAGCTATGCCTCGCTGATGGCGCACATCCCACAGGTCCGTGCGGCCTTCGCGCGGCGCGACCGCGACTACCTGGTGAACATGCTCCAGCCCATGTACGACGCCAACGCCGAGGCGTACGGGCTGTTCCAGTTCCAGTTTCATGAGCCGCCGGCCACCTCCTTTTTCCGCTTTCACCGGCCCGACCGGTACGGCGACGACCTGTCGGAGGTCCGCAAGACCATTGTCACTGCCAACGAGGCGGCCACCACGGTGCGCGGCCTGGAGGGGGGCGTGCTGGGGATCGGAATCCGCGGGGTGAGCCCGGTCGCCGATCTGGACGGGAACCACGTCGGTGCCGTGGAGTTTGGCATCGACCTGGGACAGCAGTTCGTGGACCGCTTCGCCGAGGAATTCGGGGTGGAGCTCTCCATCTATACCCGTCAGGAGGATGGCTTCCAGGTCTTGGCCAGCACCCTGCGCGGTCAGTCGCTGGTCAGCCAGGGCATGCTCCACCGGGCCTGGACCGGCGACGAGGCGCGTGGCGACACGGAACGCAACGGGGTGCCTTACGCCACGGAGGCACGGCCGATCCACGACTTCTCCGGCGACCGCATCGCGGTTGTGGAGATCGGCATGGACCGCAGCTTCTACGCCGCCACCCTGCGCAACACCGCCCTCCAGGCCGGTGGGATAGCCCTGATCGGCATTCTGGTCGGGCTGGCGGTGGCCTTCTGGCTCGCCCGCGGCATCGTCCGTCCCATCCGCGCCACTGTCGGCCACCTGAACGACATCGCCCAGGGTGATGGCGACCTCACCCGGCATCTGGACGACTCCGGCCGTGACGAGATGGCCGAGCTGGCCACCGCCTTCAACCGCTTCGTGGACAAGATCCGCAAGCTCGTGCGTGAGACCGCCGAGGCGACCACCCAGATCGCCGCCGCCTCCGAGCAGATGGCCACCATTGCCCGGCAGACCCAGGACGGCACGCAGCGCCAGCAGGACGACACCACCCAGGTGGCCACCGCCATGAACGAGATGACCTCCACCGTGGCCGAGATTGCCCGCACCACCCAGGAGGCCGCCGATCTGGCCCATGGGACCGCCAGTAAGGCGGAGGACGGTCGCCAGGTGGTACACGGCTCCATGGAGGCCATCGATCAGCTCGCCGAGGAGGTCCAGGCCGCGGCGCAGGTGATCGAGAAGCTGGCCGAGGAAGGCGAGCACATTGGCTCGGTGCTGGACGTCATCCGGGAGATCTCCGATCAGACCAACCTGCTCGCCCTCAACGCCTCCATCGAGGCGGCGCGCGCCGGCGAACACGGCCGCGGCTTCTCGGTGGTGGCGGACGAGGTGCGCAGCCTCGCCGCCCGTACCCAGCAATCGGTGGGCGAGATCGAAGAGATGATCGAACGGCTGCAGTCGGGCACCAGCCAGGCCGTCTCGGTCATGGAGGAGAGCCGCCAGCAGGCCCGCGAGGGTGTCCAGGCCTCGGCACGCACCGGCTCCACCCTCGAAGAGGTGGCCGCCTCGGTCAGTCAGATCAACGACATGGCCACCCAGATCGCCAGCGCGGTGGAGGAGCAATCGGCCGTCAGCGAGGACATCAACCGGAATATCACCCACATCAAGGATGTGGCCGAGGATACCGGGCGCTCCGTGCAGGAGAGCGCCACTGCCAGCGATCAGCTCGCCCAACTCGCCAGCCAGCTACAGCAACTGGTGGGGCGCTTCAGGACCTGA
- a CDS encoding sensor domain-containing protein, whose protein sequence is MREQLLESLAEGVFSVDAEGNFTFLNRAACRLLGLADEQVALRANHQEWALHSGPDSQPLPPRSSPIDQVLRTGCVLKGCELRFRHSDGHPVPVLVNAAPLYGEEGRIAGAVVSFQDVRERQVAREALERREAELAEAQQIAHLGSWVSDFVRNEIRWSDEVYRIFGLTPGEWGGTEAAFMEAVHPEDRARVRQAIDESMRPNGPPYDIEHRIQRPDGSVRIVHQKGTVAFDADGRPLRMAGVVHDITEMREAERRLQYLSHHDVLTELPNRTLFQIRLRQAISEAQAEKGCFALVHIGLDRFRSVNEGVGHHAGDQVLQQVARRLEACLRPGETLARLGGDEFAVLLAGAGDDAEVAAGVDRLLAPLQELFRVGEDEFYVPGSAGVALYPHDCSSPGELMQRAEAAMHRAKQEESTRLAYYSAEMNQRARARVALESRLRRAVDRMEGFYLDYQPRVETATGRIIGLEALLRWREGEGPVHSPATFVPVLEQTGLIMELGEWIVGEACRQARAWRQAGLPPVQLAVNLAAPQFRDPAMPGIIEGALGEAGLPPGNLELEVTESMLMREVTSVIDTLGQFRDMGVRVAMDDFGTGYSSLAYLRRFPIDVLKIDRSFVNDLYADESGAAIIRTILSLADNLGMESVAEGVERPEQHAFLCREGCHAVQGYLFSRPASPEVCARMLRRGRLSFEGGGG, encoded by the coding sequence ATGCGGGAACAGTTGCTGGAGAGCCTGGCCGAGGGGGTCTTCAGCGTGGATGCCGAAGGCAACTTCACCTTTCTCAACCGGGCCGCCTGCCGGCTGCTCGGCTTGGCCGACGAGCAGGTGGCATTGCGCGCCAATCACCAGGAGTGGGCCCTGCACAGCGGGCCCGACAGTCAGCCGTTGCCGCCCCGCTCCTCGCCCATCGATCAGGTGCTGCGCACGGGGTGCGTCCTGAAGGGCTGCGAGTTGCGGTTCCGGCATAGTGACGGCCATCCCGTGCCGGTCCTGGTCAACGCTGCGCCCCTGTATGGCGAGGAGGGGCGTATCGCCGGGGCGGTGGTCTCGTTTCAGGATGTCCGCGAGCGTCAGGTGGCCCGGGAGGCCTTGGAACGCAGGGAGGCGGAGCTGGCGGAGGCGCAACAGATCGCGCACTTGGGAAGCTGGGTCTCGGACTTCGTGCGCAACGAGATCCGTTGGTCGGATGAGGTCTACCGGATCTTCGGCCTGACCCCGGGGGAATGGGGCGGAACCGAGGCCGCCTTTATGGAGGCGGTGCATCCGGAGGACCGGGCCCGGGTGCGCCAGGCCATCGATGAGTCGATGCGGCCGAACGGCCCGCCCTATGACATCGAGCACCGTATCCAGCGGCCCGACGGCAGTGTCCGAATCGTGCATCAGAAAGGCACCGTGGCCTTCGACGCCGACGGTCGCCCGCTGCGCATGGCCGGGGTGGTGCACGACATTACGGAGATGCGCGAGGCGGAGCGCCGGCTGCAGTACCTTTCCCATCACGACGTGCTCACCGAGCTGCCCAATCGCACCCTGTTCCAGATCCGCCTGCGTCAGGCGATCAGCGAGGCGCAGGCGGAGAAGGGGTGTTTTGCTCTGGTGCACATCGGCCTGGATCGGTTCCGGAGCGTTAACGAGGGAGTGGGCCACCATGCCGGCGATCAGGTCCTGCAGCAGGTGGCGCGCCGGTTGGAGGCGTGTCTGCGCCCCGGCGAGACCCTGGCCCGACTCGGGGGGGATGAGTTCGCCGTCCTGCTGGCCGGCGCCGGTGATGATGCCGAGGTGGCGGCCGGCGTGGACCGGCTGCTGGCGCCGCTGCAGGAACTCTTCCGGGTCGGTGAGGACGAGTTCTACGTGCCCGGCTCCGCGGGTGTCGCACTCTACCCTCATGACTGCAGCAGTCCCGGAGAGCTGATGCAGCGGGCCGAGGCCGCCATGCATCGGGCCAAGCAGGAGGAAAGCACTCGCTTGGCGTACTACTCCGCGGAGATGAACCAGCGGGCACGGGCCCGGGTGGCCCTGGAGAGCCGTCTGCGCCGGGCAGTGGACCGCATGGAGGGATTCTATCTCGATTACCAGCCCCGGGTGGAGACGGCCACCGGACGTATCATTGGCTTGGAGGCCCTGTTGCGTTGGCGGGAGGGGGAGGGGCCGGTCCATTCACCGGCGACCTTCGTCCCGGTATTGGAGCAGACCGGCCTGATCATGGAATTGGGCGAGTGGATCGTCGGCGAGGCCTGCCGTCAGGCCCGGGCCTGGCGACAGGCGGGCCTGCCGCCTGTGCAACTGGCGGTCAACCTGGCGGCGCCCCAGTTCCGGGACCCGGCGATGCCGGGGATTATCGAGGGCGCTCTCGGGGAGGCGGGGCTGCCCCCGGGCAACCTGGAGCTGGAGGTGACCGAGAGCATGCTGATGCGGGAGGTCACCTCGGTCATCGATACCCTCGGGCAGTTCCGCGATATGGGGGTGCGGGTTGCGATGGACGACTTCGGCACCGGCTACTCCTCGCTTGCCTACCTGCGCCGCTTCCCGATTGACGTGCTCAAGATCGACCGTTCCTTTGTCAACGACCTGTACGCCGACGAGAGTGGGGCGGCCATCATCCGCACCATCCTGAGCCTGGCGGACAACCTGGGCATGGAATCGGTGGCGGAGGGGGTGGAACGGCCGGAACAGCACGCCTTCCTGTGCCGTGAGGGGTGCCACGCTGTTCAGGGGTATCTCTTCTCCCGGCCGGCCTCTCCTGAGGTCTGTGCCCGCATGCTCCGCCGGGGGCGTCTTTCGTTCGAAGGCGGGGGCGGATGA
- a CDS encoding ABC transporter ATP-binding protein codes for MVSGERVHGQDEDILLELDDIECRYDDEPVIRGLSFRLRRGQVACLLGPSGCGKTTALRAIAGFEPVRAGEIRLAGEVISRPGYTQPPENRRLGMVFQDYALFPHLNIYENITFGLRDHTRAERRARADELLELVDMRGMGTRYPHELSGGQQQRVSLIRAVAPRPRLVLLDEPFSNLDVDLRERLAREVHDIFRDQGVTAILVTHDQHEAFAVADVIGLLKDGRIEQWDTPYNLYHEPASRFVAEFIGQGVLIPATLRDHNRLQTEVGTLLGNRAYPWPNDTAVDILLRPDDVRLMPESHLRARVANRAFKGAETIYTLRLESGRQVLALAPSHDVYPEGTDVGIRIDAQHLVAFRREEE; via the coding sequence GTGGTGAGCGGCGAGAGGGTGCACGGACAGGACGAGGACATCCTCCTTGAGCTGGACGACATCGAGTGCCGCTACGACGACGAGCCGGTCATCCGCGGGTTGAGCTTCCGGCTGCGGCGCGGCCAGGTGGCGTGCCTGCTCGGACCCAGCGGCTGCGGCAAGACCACCGCCCTGCGGGCCATCGCCGGCTTCGAGCCGGTGCGTGCCGGCGAGATCCGCTTGGCCGGCGAGGTCATCTCCCGCCCGGGCTACACCCAGCCCCCGGAGAATCGCCGGCTGGGGATGGTGTTCCAGGACTACGCCCTGTTCCCCCACCTGAACATCTACGAGAACATCACCTTCGGGCTGCGCGACCACACCCGGGCGGAGCGCCGGGCCCGGGCGGATGAGCTGTTGGAGCTGGTGGATATGCGCGGCATGGGCACCCGCTACCCGCATGAACTCTCCGGCGGACAACAGCAGCGGGTCTCGCTGATCCGTGCGGTGGCCCCCCGCCCCCGCCTGGTGCTGCTCGATGAACCCTTCTCCAACCTCGATGTGGACCTGCGCGAGCGCCTGGCCCGGGAGGTGCACGACATCTTCCGCGACCAGGGGGTCACCGCCATCCTGGTCACTCACGATCAGCACGAGGCCTTCGCCGTGGCCGATGTGATCGGCCTGCTCAAGGACGGGCGCATCGAGCAGTGGGACACCCCCTACAACCTCTACCACGAACCGGCCTCCCGCTTCGTGGCCGAGTTCATCGGCCAAGGCGTGCTCATCCCAGCCACCCTGCGTGACCACAACCGGCTGCAGACCGAGGTGGGCACGCTGCTCGGCAACCGCGCCTATCCCTGGCCCAACGACACGGCCGTCGACATCCTGCTGCGGCCGGACGATGTGCGCCTCATGCCGGAATCACACCTGAGGGCGCGGGTGGCCAACAGGGCCTTCAAGGGCGCAGAGACCATCTACACCCTGCGCCTGGAAAGCGGGCGGCAGGTGCTAGCGCTGGCCCCCAGTCACGACGTGTACCCCGAAGGCACCGACGTGGGCATCCGCATCGATGCCCAGCACCTGGTCGCCTTCCGTCGCGAGGAGGAGTAA
- the argF gene encoding ornithine carbamoyltransferase — MHPRHFLTLLDFTPDELRRVIHRASELKHIRDQGQLHEPLRGKVLGMVFEKSSTRTRVAFEAGMNQLGGSAIFLSPRDTQLGRGEPVEDTARVLSRMVDIIMIRTYGHEVLERFAEYSRVPVINGLSDRFHPCQLLADIQAYEAHRGSIQGRTVAWVGDGNNMCHSWINAARQLDFQLRIAVPEGYDPDPDLIHAGGDRVSVHRDPREAVEGVHLVTTDVWASMGQEEEAKARMKAFSGFCVDDALMGLAAKDAVFMHCLPAHRGEEVSASVIDGPQSVVWDEAENRLHAHKALMEFLLLAQE, encoded by the coding sequence ATGCATCCGCGTCATTTTCTGACCCTGCTCGACTTCACACCGGACGAGCTGCGCCGCGTCATCCACCGCGCCTCGGAACTGAAGCACATTCGCGACCAGGGCCAGTTGCACGAACCGCTGCGCGGCAAGGTGCTGGGCATGGTCTTCGAGAAATCCTCCACCCGTACCCGGGTGGCCTTCGAGGCCGGTATGAACCAGCTGGGCGGCAGCGCCATCTTCCTCTCGCCCCGGGACACCCAGCTCGGGCGCGGCGAGCCGGTGGAGGACACCGCCCGGGTGCTCTCCCGCATGGTGGACATCATCATGATCCGCACCTACGGCCACGAGGTGCTGGAGCGCTTTGCCGAGTACTCCCGTGTCCCGGTCATCAACGGTCTGTCGGATCGCTTCCACCCCTGCCAGTTGCTGGCCGACATCCAGGCTTATGAGGCGCATCGGGGCAGCATCCAGGGTCGGACCGTGGCCTGGGTGGGCGACGGTAACAACATGTGCCACTCCTGGATCAACGCCGCCCGCCAGTTGGACTTTCAACTGCGGATCGCGGTACCGGAGGGCTATGACCCCGACCCGGACCTGATCCATGCCGGCGGCGACCGGGTCAGCGTGCACCGGGATCCCCGCGAGGCCGTGGAGGGGGTACACTTGGTGACCACGGACGTCTGGGCCAGCATGGGCCAGGAGGAGGAGGCCAAGGCACGCATGAAGGCCTTCTCCGGCTTCTGCGTGGACGATGCGCTGATGGGCCTGGCGGCGAAGGACGCGGTGTTCATGCACTGCCTGCCGGCCCACCGGGGCGAAGAGGTGTCCGCCTCGGTGATCGACGGCCCGCAGAGCGTGGTCTGGGACGAGGCGGAGAACCGCCTGCACGCCCATAAGGCCCTGATGGAATTTCTATTGCTGGCACAGGAGTGA
- a CDS encoding aspartate aminotransferase family protein, whose product MLEALMPTYKRLPVAFERGEGAWLWDDQGRAYLDALSGIAVCGLGHAHPAVTRALQEQAATLLHTSNLYRIPVQEQLGARLTQVAGLDEVFFCNSGAEANEAAIKLARLYGHRRGIERPRILVMDNAFHGRTLGTLAATGNPAAQEGFGPLPEGFLRIPYDDLEAARRAAREHDDIVAVLVEPVQGEGGVRTPAADYLPGLRELCDQQDWLLMLDEVQTGMGRTGRLFAYQHANIRPDVLSLAKGLGNGVPIGACLVGGAARGVFGPGNHGSTFGGNPLAARAALAVLETLEEDRLAERAAVQGRRIREGLMQALGDHSGVREIRGLGLMIGIELTQPCAGLVTEALEQGLLINVTAGSVVRLLPPLVISDEEADRIASGVADLIRAFLTRECA is encoded by the coding sequence ATGCTGGAAGCCCTCATGCCCACTTACAAGCGCCTGCCCGTTGCCTTCGAGCGGGGTGAAGGGGCCTGGCTGTGGGACGACCAGGGGCGCGCCTACCTGGACGCCCTGTCCGGCATCGCGGTCTGCGGGCTGGGCCACGCCCACCCGGCGGTCACCCGCGCGCTGCAGGAACAGGCGGCCACCCTGTTGCACACCTCGAACCTCTACCGGATTCCGGTGCAGGAGCAGCTGGGGGCGCGCCTGACCCAGGTGGCCGGGTTGGACGAGGTGTTTTTCTGCAACTCCGGCGCCGAGGCCAACGAGGCGGCCATCAAGCTCGCCCGGCTCTACGGCCACCGGCGGGGTATCGAGCGACCGCGCATCCTGGTGATGGACAACGCCTTCCACGGCCGCACCCTGGGGACGCTGGCCGCCACCGGCAACCCGGCGGCCCAGGAGGGGTTCGGACCGCTTCCGGAGGGCTTTCTGCGCATCCCCTACGATGACCTGGAGGCGGCCCGCCGGGCCGCCCGCGAACACGACGACATCGTCGCCGTGCTGGTGGAGCCGGTCCAGGGCGAAGGCGGCGTCCGCACCCCGGCGGCGGACTACCTGCCCGGCCTGCGCGAACTCTGCGACCAGCAGGACTGGCTGCTGATGCTGGACGAAGTGCAGACCGGTATGGGCCGCACCGGCCGGCTGTTCGCCTACCAGCACGCCAACATCCGCCCCGACGTGCTCAGCCTGGCCAAGGGCCTGGGCAACGGGGTGCCCATCGGGGCCTGTCTGGTGGGAGGTGCCGCGCGCGGCGTCTTCGGCCCCGGGAACCACGGCTCCACCTTCGGCGGTAACCCGCTGGCCGCCCGCGCGGCCCTGGCCGTGCTGGAGACCCTGGAGGAGGACCGCCTGGCGGAGCGGGCCGCGGTCCAGGGTCGGCGGATCCGCGAGGGCCTGATGCAGGCGCTGGGCGATCACTCCGGGGTCCGGGAGATCCGCGGCCTGGGCCTGATGATCGGGATCGAGCTCACGCAGCCCTGTGCCGGGCTGGTGACCGAGGCGCTGGAGCAGGGCCTGCTGATCAACGTCACCGCCGGCTCGGTGGTACGTCTGCTGCCCCCGCTGGTGATCAGCGACGAGGAGGCCGACCGCATCGCCTCCGGGGTCGCCGACCTTATCCGGGCATTCCTGACCAGGGAATGCGCCTGA
- a CDS encoding superoxide dismutase, with product MAFKLPDLAYDYNALDRAIDAQTMEIHHTKHHNTYVTKLNDAIAGKPEADLSLEDLLKKAGQLGAPVRNNGGGHWNHTAFWQWLSPNGGGQPQGEVAQQIDQAFGSYEKFREEFTNAALGRFGSGWAWLIVNGQGQLQVTSTPNQDNPLMDVAEVKGTPILGLDVWEHAYYLRYQNRRPDYVEAFWDVVNWDEVAKRLAEAK from the coding sequence ATGGCTTTCAAGCTGCCCGATCTGGCTTACGACTATAACGCGCTGGATCGCGCCATCGACGCCCAGACGATGGAAATCCACCACACCAAGCACCACAACACCTACGTCACCAAGCTGAACGACGCCATCGCGGGCAAGCCGGAGGCCGATCTGTCTCTGGAAGACCTCCTGAAGAAGGCCGGCCAACTGGGTGCCCCGGTGCGTAACAACGGCGGTGGCCACTGGAACCATACCGCCTTCTGGCAGTGGCTGTCCCCCAACGGTGGCGGTCAACCGCAGGGTGAGGTGGCCCAGCAGATCGACCAGGCCTTCGGCTCCTACGAGAAGTTCCGTGAGGAGTTCACCAACGCCGCCCTGGGCCGCTTCGGCTCCGGCTGGGCCTGGCTGATCGTCAACGGCCAGGGCCAGCTGCAGGTCACCTCCACCCCCAACCAGGACAACCCGCTGATGGACGTGGCCGAGGTCAAGGGCACCCCCATCCTGGGCCTGGATGTCTGGGAGCACGCCTACTACCTGCGCTACCAGAACCGCCGTCCGGACTACGTCGAGGCCTTCTGGGACGTGGTCAACTGGGACGAGGTGGCAAAGCGCCTGGCCGAGGCCAAGTAA